In the genome of Paraburkholderia caribensis, the window TGATACGGAATCGCATCGAGCGTAAGTTTTCCAAACATATCCACTACTCCGATACCAAAGCTGCGTGTGAAGGCAAGCGGGCCGGCTTGACATACATGTCAGCGTTGGCCGTCGTACAGATCGGGCGGCCGGCCGCGTCACGCATGTACTGATAGACGATGCCGTCGAACAGTCCCGGCGCCACGTTGCTGTACAGCGTCACGGGGTTCTTTCTGCTCGGTTGCTGCAAGCTGTCGTAGGCCGTCACGTCGAGCGTTTGCGGCGACGCTTTTGCGCGCGCGACCCATGCATCGAAGTCGCCGCGGCTCGTGACGACCGTATCGAAGTTCATGTCCGAGAAGCCCGGCCCGCTGAACGCCGACGATCGGCCCGCGTACGTGCCCGCGCTGTTCGCGATCAGATGCAGCTGTGTCTGCATGCCGGACATCGCGTAGACCTGGCTGCCCAGTTGCGGGATGAAGAATGAATTCATCAGCGACTCCGCCGTCAGCCGGAAATCGACGGGCGTATTCACCGGCAGCGCAAGCTGGTTGACGGAGGCCACGCCGTAATCCGGGTAGATGAACAGCCACTTCCAGTTCAGCGCGACCACTTCGACGCGAACGGGCTTCACGTCCGATTCGATCGGCTTGTATGGATCGAGGCTATGCGTTGTCTTCCAGATCAGCACCGCAAGCGTCGCGACGATAATGCACGGAATGGTCCACACGACGACTTCGATGGCGGTCGAATGGGCCCACGTCGGCGCGTACTTCGCCTTCGTGTTCGATGCCCGGTAGCGCCACGCGAAGTACAGCGTGAGCGCGATCACGGGAATCACGACCAGCAGCATCAGCCCGAGCGCGATCAGGATCAGGTTTTTCTCCTGCTCGCCGATGTCGCCTTTTGGATTGAAAAGCACCATGCTGCAGCCGCCGAGCAAGCTCAGCGCGCCCGTTGCGGCGACGCGGCCTGCGCGTGCGAGTTGTCTGCGAATGGGATGGGAGCGGGGCCATGGTCCCGCTGCTTGGGGAGAACCCCCGTGTGTAGGTGGGTTGCGCATGCTTTCAGGTTGGTTGCCGGGTTACATAGCCCCATGCATCTATCCCCCAAACCGTCGTACACGCGCGAGCTTCCGCTATGGCTATGGCCTTGCGGCGGATACATACATAGGCTATGGCGGCGCATGCTAGAGTAAGACATATGCCATACATGCGCGACAAGTTGCCACACATGACTTCATCCTCGAAAAAACGCGCCGTGCGGCGCCCGGACTGGATCACGAACTTTTCGGACAACGGCAAGGCGCGCTATCTGCAGATCGTCGATCTGATCGAGCGCGCCGTCGCGAACGGCAAGCTGAATCCGGGCGACCGCTTGCCGCCGCAACGCAAGCTCGCGGAGATGATCGGTGTCGATCTGACCACCGTGACGCGTGGCTTTGCCGAGGCGCACCGGCGCAACCTGATCGAATCGCGTGGTCCGCTGGGCACGTTCATCGCGCCGCCTGTCGCGACGTTCATGCAGCAAGTCGATCTGAGCATGAACATTCCGCCGCCGCCCGCCGACCTCGACCTCGCCGTATTGCTCAGGCGCGGACTGTCGCAGGTGCTGGTGCGCAGCGACGTCGATCTGCTGATGACCTATCAGTTGGGCGGCGGCAGCGATACCGACCGCCAGGCAGGCGCGGCTTGGCTCAAGCCGATACTCGGGCGCGTGGACCCCTCGCGCGTCGTCGTGACGCCGGGTGCGCATTCGGCGCTCGCTGCGCTGATACTGGCGCTCACGAAGCAGAACGCGCCCGTCTTCGCCGAGCAGCTGATTTATCCCGGCCTGCCGCTCATCGCGCGGCAACTCGGCCGCACGCTCGACACCATCGCGTCCGACGAGCACGGCATGCGGCCCGACGCGCTCGATGCCGCTTGCTCGCGCACACAAGGCGGACTGATCTATCTGAACCCGACCATCCGCAACCCGACCGCGCAGACGATGCCCGAGCGTCGCCGCAAGGAGATTCTGGCCGTGGCGGCGCGCCGCGACGTGCCTGTCGTCGAAGACGATCCCTATTGGCTGTTTGCCGACCATCCGCCTGCGCCGCTCGCGAGTCTCGCGCCGCAGCAGGTGTACTACCTGTCCACCTTGTCCAAATGCATCTCGCCGGGCTTGCGCGCGGCGTTTGTCGTGCTGCCTGCCGCCGCCGGGCAGGAAGCGTTTCTGAAGGCGCTGCGCTCGCTGTCGCTGATGTCGCCGCCCCTCACCACCTCGCTCGTCACGCAGTGGATACTCGACGGCACGGCAGCGGATGTGCTCGCGGGGATACTGAAGGAATCGGCAGAACGCCTGCTGGCCGCAAACCAGATACTGTCGACGGTGAGCATGCCCGCGTCCAGCGGCGCGATTCATGTATGGCAACCCTTGCCCGCCCACTGGGCCGCGCAAAGCCTTGCGGCGGCGGCGAGCACCGAAGGTCTCGTGGTCGCGCCGTCTTCCGCGTTCTGTCAGACGGGCGACGCGCCGAACGCCATCCGTATTTCGCTTGGCGGCTGCGCGCGTCGCACGGAATTGACGTCGGCATTGCGCAAGCTCGCGGCGCTCGTCGAACGCAAGCCTTCTGCCGATGACCGCTTGCTGATCTAATGAATCTGCTGCGCTGAAATCATCGCCAACTGCTGCTGTACGAAACACGGCTACCCGCGAATAATCCGCTCAACGCGCTTCGAGCATTTCCTTCCTCCTTTTAACGAAGCGCGTTGGGATCACTGCGCGAGTGCCCGGGGCTTCGGCCTTCAACCCGCAGAGCTTGCAGCAACGATGTATCGAGCGTGGCAAGTACTGGACCCCGGCGCCCACAGGCGCCGGGGTTTTTTCATTGCGCCTCGCCAGGGCAACGGCATCCGCGCATTCGCGTCCCTGCGCGGCGCGCACCGGCTGCGTTCAAGCGTCGGCGTGCGCGGCGACTGCTACGTCATCCGCAACCCTGTTCAGCCGGCGCGTGCGCCAGCGTGCATACGCAGCCGTCAGCAGCGGAGCGAGCAGCGAGGTGACGATCGTCGATGCCGCGATCTGAGGCGTTGCGACCGCGACCAGTGCGCCGAGATGCGGATCGACGGCCGCGATCGCGGTAGGCGTCGCAACAGCGTTGCCCGCCGTCGTAGCCGACGCTACGCCGCCCACACCCGAGCCACCGAAAAGGCGCGATGCGATGACGTTGAATATCGCGCCGACCGCGAGCGTAATCAGACCAAGCACGATTCCCGACAAGCCCGCGCCGAGAATGGCGTGCAGATTGATTTGCGCACCGAGACCGAACGCAAAGAACGGAATCAGCAAATCGCCGCCTGACTTGAGGAATTTGCGCATGTCCGCGTCGATATTTCCCAGCACCATGCCGATGACGATCGGCAGCACGGTGGCAACGAGATCGAGAACGGGGATCTTCGCCAGCCCGGACAAACCCAGCGCGAGCATCGTCACGAACGGTCCTTCCAGAATCGACAGCACCGCAAGTGCGCCGCGGTCGACCTCGTCGCCGAACTGCCGGGTCAACGCTGCATACAGTCCCATGTTCGCATTGGTCACGGCGGCGATGATCGCCATGCCGGACAGGCCGAGAAATCCGTTCGCCCCGAATAGCTTGCTGACCAGCAAACCAATCAGCACACCGCTCGCGAGCTTGGCGAGCGTGATGGCGGCGCCGTTCTTCAGCGCACGCGGTGCCGTGCGCAACTGAATCTCGGCTCCCATGCACACGAAGAACACAGCGAGAATTGGCAGCGCGCCATGCGCGAGCTGGGTCGAGAAACTGCCGATACCCAATACCTTCGGTGCGAAGGTGTTGAGCAGGCTACCCCAAAGCAGCGGAATGACCATCATGCCGCCCGGAAAGCGTTCGATGGCCTGTTTGATTTTCATGTCGAGTCTCCTTGATCCTGGCACGGGTTCGACATGGCCCGGCCAGCATTTATCTTGCGGCGTGCGGCGCGCCGGACGCCCATGGCTCCCGCTACACCGCACGGATGCGCACGTGCCTTTACATCTGCGCACCAATCATCCAGGGCACGAATTCCTCGTTGCCGACGCCGAGCGCTTCGCTCTTGCTCTTGTGACCCGATGCAACGTCGATGATCATCCGGAAAATTTCTTCGCCCTTCTGCTCCACGCTCACGGTGCCGTCCATGATGTCGCCACAGTTGATGTCCATATCGTCGGCCATCCGCTTGTACATGGTCGAGTTCGTTGCGAGCTTGATCGACGGTGCGGGCTTTGCGCCGAAACAGGAGCCGCGCCCCGTCGTGAACACGACGAGGTTCGCGCCGCTCGCGATCTGTCCGGTCGCGCCCATCGGGTCATAGCCGGGCGCGTCCATGAAGACGAGGCCGTGTGTATCGATCGGCTCGGCGTAGCGGTACACGCCCATCAGCGGCGACGAGCCGCTTTTAGCAACCGCGCCAAGCGATTTCTCGAGAATCGTCGTGAGACCGCCCGCCTTGTTGCCCGGCGTCGGGTTGTTGTCGATGCTGCCTTTTTCGCGCTTCGCGTAGTCCTCCCACCAGTGAATTCGCTCGACGATCTTCTCGCCCACGTCTTTGCTCACGGCACGACGTGTCAGCAGATGCTCGGCGCCGTAGATTTCCGGCGTTTCCGACAGGATTGCCGTGCCGCCGTGCCGCACCAGCAGATCGACAGCGGCACCCAGTGCCGGATTCGCCGTGATGCCCGAATACCCGTCGGAACCGCCGCACTGCAACGCGATGTTGATGTGCGAAACGGGAACCGGCTCGCGCACGGCCTGGTTGGCGACAGGCAACATGTTTTTGACAGCGGCGATGGCGGCATCGACGGTCTTTTGCGTACCGCCTTCTTCCTGCATCACGAGCGGCACCAGCAGCGGCCCCGGCTCGACGCCCTCGGCGATGAACATCGCGCCCATCTGGTTCGCCTCGCAGCCAAGACCGATGATGACGATGCCGGCGAAGTTCGGATGCTTCACATAGCCGCCCACCGTACGGCGCAGTTGCTGGATGCCTTCGCCATGATGGTCGATACAGCAACCGAAGCTGTGCGTGATCGGCACGATGCCGTCGACATTCGGATACGCATCGAGCGCGCCCGGTTGCGCAAAGTGCTGCGCGACCAGCTTCGTGACGGTGGCCGAGCAGTTCACGGTACTGACCACGCCGATGTAGTTGCGGGTTGCGACGCGGCCGTCCGCTCGCCGGAAGCCGTTGAACGTGAGCGGCACGGGCGCGGGATCGACCTGCTTCATATCTTCGCCGAACGCGTAGTCGCGCGCGAAGTCGCCCATCGACATGTTGTGAACGTGCACGTGATCGCCTGCGCGAATCGGCTGCGTCGCGAAACCGATGATCTGGCCATAGCGCCGCACGGGCGCGCCTTGTGCAACGTCGCGGCAGGCAATCTTGTGTGCGGCAGGAATGTCAGCCGCGGCAACGAGATTGTCGAAATCAGCGAGAATAGTGCCTGCGCTGAGCGCGCCGCGCGCAATGAGCACATCGTCGATGTCGTGCAGTTTGATGGCGAGTGTGGCCTGGCTCATCATGTTCCTCCTGTTCCGGATTGTGGGTTGGGGCGCGTGACGCTCTCAGTTGAAGTGCGGAGCGTTTGCCGGCGCGGACTCATATTGCGGTCGGCCCAACAGGACACGCAAACTGGTCAGGCCACTTTTGATGGGGCTGAAAACGGGCCCTCCCCGCGTGGCGGATGAAGGATGAATCGTGGAAAGTCGTTTGAAAGCAAGGGGCGCATTGGCGCAGACAATCCGCCACATCGAGTCAGGCATTCAGGAAGGCCGCTGGCAGCCTGACGAACGCTTGCCCTCGGAACGTACGCTTGCGGAGTCGTTGGGTGTGTCGCGCGCGACGGTACGTGAAGCGATTGGACGCCTCGCAACCAAAGGTGTTCTGGAAACGCGACGCGGCAGCGGCGTCTATCTGCTGCGCAGCAAACCGGCGTCACTGGCGGCGCCGTGGCTTCAACTCATCGCCGATACCCCGCCGCTACGTTCCGAAACGCTCGAGTTCCGCCTGGTGTTCGAGTGCGCCGCCGCGCGTTTCGCCGCGCAACGTGCGTCCCACCGGGAACTCGAACGCTTCGAGGCGGTGCTCGAACGCATGCGCGACGCCGTGGCAGGTAAGGACGTCGACGAGGAAGCCACAACCGACGGTGAATTCCATACGGCGCTCGTTGCAGCATCGCAAAACCGGCTGCTCGATCAGTTCTATGCGAGCGTGATCGGCATGCTGCGCGAACACATCGCAAGCAACACGTACGACGCAACCGTCAACAACGCGAATGCAGCCGAGCAGGCACGCAGCCGCTTGCGCCAGCATGAATCCATCTACTACGCGATTCGCGAAGGCAATGCGGATGCCGCGCAACACGCGATGTACGTTCACATCGACTATGTAGGACGACAGTTCAACGTCTGAGCGAACCGCTGCAGTCGTTCTCAGCCACATGCGAATTTGTAAGCGCTGAAATGTGCAGTTACCAACTGCATAAGTTATTTCATCGAGTGCTGATTAAGATGATCTCCATGAATCCGTTAAACGGAAAAGTGGAGAATCAAATCATGAAACGCGCAGCGCTTGTCTTGTTGATGATTGGTAGCTTGTCGGTGGCCCAGCAGGCATCGGCGCACGGGCGCGGCGGCTGGGGCCGTGGCGGCGGCGTCGATGGCGGCGCCATCGTGGGGGCGCTGATCGGCGGTGCAGTGCTCGGTGCGCTCGTGACCTCGGTTGCCAATGCGCAGCCCGCGTACGCGCAACCTGTCTATCAGCAACCCGTGTATGCACAACCGGTTTATTCGCAGCCGGTTTATCCGCAACCGCCGTCGGGCGCTTGCTACGACAGCTATCAACGCGCCTATGTGCCGTGTCAAGGCGGCTACGGATATTGATCGAAGCGTCGCCGCGCCGAAGCCGCCCATCCAGCCTGCGAACATGGCGGCGTGCCGTTTCGCTATGACACGGCCGCCAGATCGATCTCGCAGGCGTGCGCCGCCAGTTCCGTGACGATCGTCGGGATGCTCGCGCCTGTGGGAAAGCATCCCGCTACGCCGCGCGCGTTCAACACCTGCCAACTGGCGCTGTCGATGTTCCCGCCAATCACCACCGGGATGCGCGTGCGCCGCTTGCGCAATGCGTCGAGCAGA includes:
- the cyoA gene encoding ubiquinol oxidase subunit II, with amino-acid sequence MVLFNPKGDIGEQEKNLILIALGLMLLVVIPVIALTLYFAWRYRASNTKAKYAPTWAHSTAIEVVVWTIPCIIVATLAVLIWKTTHSLDPYKPIESDVKPVRVEVVALNWKWLFIYPDYGVASVNQLALPVNTPVDFRLTAESLMNSFFIPQLGSQVYAMSGMQTQLHLIANSAGTYAGRSSAFSGPGFSDMNFDTVVTSRGDFDAWVARAKASPQTLDVTAYDSLQQPSRKNPVTLYSNVAPGLFDGIVYQYMRDAAGRPICTTANADMYVKPARLPSHAALVSE
- a CDS encoding FadR/GntR family transcriptional regulator produces the protein MESRLKARGALAQTIRHIESGIQEGRWQPDERLPSERTLAESLGVSRATVREAIGRLATKGVLETRRGSGVYLLRSKPASLAAPWLQLIADTPPLRSETLEFRLVFECAAARFAAQRASHRELERFEAVLERMRDAVAGKDVDEEATTDGEFHTALVAASQNRLLDQFYASVIGMLREHIASNTYDATVNNANAAEQARSRLRQHESIYYAIREGNADAAQHAMYVHIDYVGRQFNV
- a CDS encoding 2-keto-3-deoxygluconate permease → MKIKQAIERFPGGMMVIPLLWGSLLNTFAPKVLGIGSFSTQLAHGALPILAVFFVCMGAEIQLRTAPRALKNGAAITLAKLASGVLIGLLVSKLFGANGFLGLSGMAIIAAVTNANMGLYAALTRQFGDEVDRGALAVLSILEGPFVTMLALGLSGLAKIPVLDLVATVLPIVIGMVLGNIDADMRKFLKSGGDLLIPFFAFGLGAQINLHAILGAGLSGIVLGLITLAVGAIFNVIASRLFGGSGVGGVASATTAGNAVATPTAIAAVDPHLGALVAVATPQIAASTIVTSLLAPLLTAAYARWRTRRLNRVADDVAVAAHADA
- a CDS encoding UxaA family hydrolase, producing the protein MSQATLAIKLHDIDDVLIARGALSAGTILADFDNLVAAADIPAAHKIACRDVAQGAPVRRYGQIIGFATQPIRAGDHVHVHNMSMGDFARDYAFGEDMKQVDPAPVPLTFNGFRRADGRVATRNYIGVVSTVNCSATVTKLVAQHFAQPGALDAYPNVDGIVPITHSFGCCIDHHGEGIQQLRRTVGGYVKHPNFAGIVIIGLGCEANQMGAMFIAEGVEPGPLLVPLVMQEEGGTQKTVDAAIAAVKNMLPVANQAVREPVPVSHINIALQCGGSDGYSGITANPALGAAVDLLVRHGGTAILSETPEIYGAEHLLTRRAVSKDVGEKIVERIHWWEDYAKREKGSIDNNPTPGNKAGGLTTILEKSLGAVAKSGSSPLMGVYRYAEPIDTHGLVFMDAPGYDPMGATGQIASGANLVVFTTGRGSCFGAKPAPSIKLATNSTMYKRMADDMDINCGDIMDGTVSVEQKGEEIFRMIIDVASGHKSKSEALGVGNEEFVPWMIGAQM
- a CDS encoding aminotransferase-like domain-containing protein; the protein is MTSSSKKRAVRRPDWITNFSDNGKARYLQIVDLIERAVANGKLNPGDRLPPQRKLAEMIGVDLTTVTRGFAEAHRRNLIESRGPLGTFIAPPVATFMQQVDLSMNIPPPPADLDLAVLLRRGLSQVLVRSDVDLLMTYQLGGGSDTDRQAGAAWLKPILGRVDPSRVVVTPGAHSALAALILALTKQNAPVFAEQLIYPGLPLIARQLGRTLDTIASDEHGMRPDALDAACSRTQGGLIYLNPTIRNPTAQTMPERRRKEILAVAARRDVPVVEDDPYWLFADHPPAPLASLAPQQVYYLSTLSKCISPGLRAAFVVLPAAAGQEAFLKALRSLSLMSPPLTTSLVTQWILDGTAADVLAGILKESAERLLAANQILSTVSMPASSGAIHVWQPLPAHWAAQSLAAAASTEGLVVAPSSAFCQTGDAPNAIRISLGGCARRTELTSALRKLAALVERKPSADDRLLI